The Pseudomonas bijieensis DNA window GGTGTCGTTCTCGGTGGCATACAGCCACTCGCCGCTTTTGTGGATCACCGCGTGGCCATAGAAATGCCGGTTCGGCAACGAGGTGATGGTTTGCAGCAGCGACCCGTCGCGCAGGTCGATCAGATAGCTTTCGGTGCCTGGACGACGGGCGACGAACAGCGCAATCGGCAGTGTTGGATGGTTGATGATGTCATGGCAACGCTGGCCGACCTGGGTGGCGAACACCCGCGTGCCGTCCAGTCGATAGCCGACGGCGTAGTGCTTGCCGTCGCCATCGTCCCGTGCCGAAAGCAGTAGCGGACTCTTGTCCTTTTGCTTGAACAGCGTCCAGCCGCCCAGGGTAACGGCGCCGAGCAGCAAGCTGCCCAGTGCCAGGACCTGACGTCGAAACATGATCAGTCACCGTCGTTGGCGTTGAAGCCCAGTTGAATGCCCAGCGCCTTGGCCAGTTCGCCTTCGTGCAGGCGATGGACGACGTTGAGGCTGTCATACAAATCGTTGAGTTGCTGGCGCCCGGCATCGTCGTTGAGCATTTCGGTCAACGAGCGCTGGCTGCTGGCGAACAATTTCAACGAGGCATCGTAGGCGGCATCGATCTTGTCGGCCAGTGGCTTCTGGTCGCTTGGCAGCAGGCCGCGCAGGCCCTTGTTGTCCACGCCGGCCCAGACGGTCCTGGCCGCGCTCAGGCTGGCCTCCAGGCCTTGCAACGACGACTGGCTGCGCCAGGCATCGGCCTGGAACGGTTGGGGTACGCCTTTGCTCTGGCGGCCCATTGGCGTGCCGAGCTTCTTCTTCAGCGTGTCCAGGGCGGTGACCTGCACACGCAGCAGGTCGGCGATGGCCTCGTGAGAATCGGCGTAGCGCTGGTTGGGGAACTTGCTCATCTGGGCGAGCATGCCGTCGTTGGTGTTCCAGCGCGACAGGATCTCTTCGGCCAGTTGTTTCTGGCGTTCGCCGATGGCGGTGAGCAGTGGGCAGTACTTGGCTTTTTGCGCACTGTCGGCCATGTCGATCTTGGCGTCGAACAGCAGGTATTCATAGGCCGAGAGGCCCTGGACCACGACGCTGGACTTGGCCAGGCCTGCGGCGTCGATCTGTGGCTCGCTGTTGACCAGTTGTTCGACCTGGCGGCCCACCAGGTTTTTCTTGTCCGGCCAGAACTGCACCTGCCAGGCGCGGTTGCCCTCGGCCAGCGGACCGATCAGCAGTGGTTGCAGCTCGGCCCAGGCTTTTTGCGCCTTGAGGAAGTCGGCGCGGGCAGTTTCCAGGTTTTCCTTGCCTTGGCAGAACGCCAGGGCGCTGCTCGCCAGTTGCCGGTCGGCATCGACCCAGCGGCTGTAGGTCGGCAGGATCACTTGCTTGGCGATGGCGGCCGAGGTGACGGCTTGCGGATCCTGGGGCGAGCAGGCGCCAAGGGCGATGGCGGCGAGGCTGGTGAACAACAGCTTGGGACGGAACATGTCGTGCTCCCACTTCTGGAAAAGGCGTTTAAAGGGAATTCAGAAAGGCCAGCAACGCGGCGCGCTGCTCGGCATTGAACGATAAAACCTGGCGCTGCGCCGCTTGTGCTTCGCCGCCATGCCATAGCACGGCTTCGAGCAAGTCACGGGCGCGACCGTCATGCAGGAACTGGGTGTGGCCGTTGACGGTTTCGGTCAGGCCGATGCCCCATAGCGGCGGGGTTCGCCAGTCACGGCCGCTGGCCTTGAATTCGCTGCGGTTGTCGGCCAGGCCTTCGCCCATGTCGTGCAGCAGCAGGTCGGTGTAGGGGCGGATGACCTGGCTTGCCAGCTCCGGTTCGGCAGCGTTGGCCGAGGTGGTGTATTTCGGTGTGTGGCAGGACTGGCAACCGGCCTGGAAAAACAGATTCTTGCCCGCCAGCACCTGGGGCGAGTTCACCTCGCGGC harbors:
- a CDS encoding imelysin family protein, which encodes MFRPKLLFTSLAAIALGACSPQDPQAVTSAAIAKQVILPTYSRWVDADRQLASSALAFCQGKENLETARADFLKAQKAWAELQPLLIGPLAEGNRAWQVQFWPDKKNLVGRQVEQLVNSEPQIDAAGLAKSSVVVQGLSAYEYLLFDAKIDMADSAQKAKYCPLLTAIGERQKQLAEEILSRWNTNDGMLAQMSKFPNQRYADSHEAIADLLRVQVTALDTLKKKLGTPMGRQSKGVPQPFQADAWRSQSSLQGLEASLSAARTVWAGVDNKGLRGLLPSDQKPLADKIDAAYDASLKLFASSQRSLTEMLNDDAGRQQLNDLYDSLNVVHRLHEGELAKALGIQLGFNANDGD